A window of the Streptomyces albireticuli genome harbors these coding sequences:
- a CDS encoding tyrosine-protein phosphatase: MPQFDASTIINLRDLGGIALTGNSAVRPGLLLRSGQLDRLDPALDPSVAALGIHTVVDLRTEHERRHRPDQVPEGARLIVADVMAGGAAAATGDGMPARLESVLGNPAVAEEHLGNGKAEKLLCDAYRAFVTSEAACAAYRLLFSALAEPDCGPLLFHCTAGKDRTGWAATVVLLLLGADEATVMEEYLAVNPAVRDAFAPLIDRFTEAGGDPEIADAILGVRPGYLAAALEQMHRSHGGVEGYVREALGIPDEAVDRVRARCVA; the protein is encoded by the coding sequence ATGCCGCAGTTCGACGCCTCGACCATCATCAACCTCCGCGACCTCGGCGGCATCGCGCTGACCGGCAACTCCGCCGTCCGCCCCGGCCTGCTGCTCCGCTCCGGCCAGCTCGACCGCCTCGACCCGGCGCTCGATCCCTCCGTCGCCGCCCTCGGTATCCATACGGTGGTCGACCTGCGCACCGAGCACGAGCGGCGGCACCGCCCCGACCAGGTGCCCGAGGGCGCCCGGCTGATCGTCGCGGACGTGATGGCGGGCGGTGCGGCCGCGGCCACCGGCGACGGAATGCCGGCCCGGCTGGAGTCGGTGCTCGGCAACCCGGCCGTCGCCGAGGAGCACCTCGGCAACGGCAAGGCGGAGAAGCTGCTCTGCGACGCCTACCGCGCGTTCGTCACCTCCGAGGCCGCCTGCGCCGCCTACCGCCTGCTGTTCTCGGCGCTCGCCGAACCCGACTGCGGCCCGCTGCTCTTCCACTGCACCGCCGGCAAGGACCGCACGGGCTGGGCGGCCACCGTCGTCCTGCTGCTGCTCGGCGCGGACGAGGCCACGGTCATGGAGGAGTACCTCGCCGTGAACCCCGCCGTGCGCGACGCCTTCGCGCCCCTCATCGACCGCTTCACCGAGGCGGGCGGCGACCCGGAGATCGCGGACGCCATCCTCGGTGTGCGCCCCGGCTACCTGGCGGCGGCGCTGGAGCAGATGCACCGGTCCCACGGCGGCGTGGAGGGCTACGTCCGCGAGGCCCTCGGCATCCCCGACGAGGCGGTCGACCGCGTGCGCGCCCGCTGTGTGGCGTAG
- a CDS encoding rhomboid-like protein: MTTAPTTARLVRLAPAYVGTVLAGSYATHRLLPPAARERLLRRCSTNAGNLDGGRWDTLATSALLTEGPLELPYALLLLAVLGYAEYAYGAWWAAGVFVCGHVGASLLVYAGLRAVRAGARTRSATDVGPSYGHQAVLGALGASLPRGAARNSACAALLAFGVRPLLRGRPTFTDVGHLTALGLGLGLGAALGARRARAA, translated from the coding sequence ATGACCACGGCTCCCACGACGGCACGGCTCGTCCGGCTCGCCCCCGCGTACGTCGGGACGGTCCTCGCCGGCTCGTACGCGACGCACCGCCTGCTCCCGCCCGCGGCGCGCGAGCGCCTGCTGCGGCGCTGCTCGACCAACGCCGGCAACCTCGACGGCGGGCGCTGGGACACCCTGGCGACCAGCGCCCTGCTCACCGAGGGGCCGCTGGAACTCCCCTACGCGCTGCTGCTCCTGGCCGTCCTCGGCTACGCGGAGTACGCGTACGGGGCGTGGTGGGCGGCGGGCGTCTTCGTCTGCGGTCATGTGGGCGCGTCCCTGCTGGTGTACGCGGGTCTGCGCGCCGTCCGCGCCGGGGCGCGCACCCGGTCCGCGACCGACGTGGGGCCGAGCTACGGCCACCAGGCGGTGCTGGGCGCGCTCGGCGCGTCCCTGCCGAGGGGCGCCGCCCGCAACAGCGCGTGCGCCGCGCTCCTCGCCTTCGGCGTGCGCCCCCTGCTGCGCGGGCGGCCCACCTTCACGGACGTGGGGCACCTGACGGCGCTGGGACTGGGCCTGGGGCTGGGCGCGGCGCTGGGAGCCCGGCGCGCCCGGGCGGCCTAG
- a CDS encoding alpha-N-acetylglucosaminidase, which yields MTEPSNPPGPSTGPRPEPPPEPPAGPSRRLLLGAAGALGAGAALASATPAGAAPNAQAPSAPFSTAPAAAALRRLLGAHAAQFRLTPLTGGRERFEVGGAAGRIEVAGTSPAVLLTGVHWYLKYACRAHLTWNARQLDLPRTLPAPPRGLKRSTALRHRFALNDTNDGYTSPYADWAYWERMIDILALHGCNEVLLIAGHEAVYHRLWQDFGYSEAESRAWLPAPSHQPWWLLQNLSGYGGPLSPALVARRAALGRRIADRLRELGMAPVLPGYYGSVPDGFTARNPGAAVVPQGIWHGFRRPDWLDPRTDAFPRVAAAYYRHQAELFGKAAHFKMDLLHEGGTAGGVPVAAAARSVERALRTAHPDATWVILGWQDNPLPELLNAVDRKRMLIVDGISERFKGITDREKDWGGTPYAFGTIPNFGGRTTIGAKTHLWTEKFFAWRDKPGSALVGTAYMPEAADRDPAAFEFFSELAWQDRAPDRAEWFGAYAAFRYGREDAAARRAWTALCETAYRQEAPERSDPHDSLFAARPDLAADRAGEYAPSALSYDPARFDAALAGLLAVGAPLRATDTYRFDLVDVARQALAHRSRQLLPELRSAYERKDLAAFRALAALWLKLMRLADDVAGTHREFLLGPWNAAARAWAAGPAEAAELERTARVLVTVWGGRATSDGGKLHDYANRDWHGLMGDFYMPRWRRWLEALEDALREDRPPRPVDWFTVEEPWTRETKEYPRRPVGDAHRTALRVRDALATAPYQGALSTSALPAAVAPGGVTTVTVSLANVNGLRGTGRVDLAVTGLAATPQGATSLPALDPGATGSARWRVTAPATPLERPLQRVPYEVGAVYGPRGEDRVRSVRTGTLFLAGPLGTGWRTATNNAAVFGRLGEDRFAIDGAGEDLWKGTEQFGTVYRAGSLAVGAAVTVRVDAQTDTGSWARSGVIVRNGLAGRSPGAVNLAVTPGQGVVVSYDSNGDGTFDGYRRITGIKAPVRLRLTRATTDTYRAECSTDEGATWRPVAEVRAPGAAAWQDVGMFLTAGNDGSGERGTAEFSGWRLT from the coding sequence ATGACCGAGCCGTCGAACCCTCCCGGACCGTCGACCGGACCCCGGCCCGAGCCCCCGCCGGAGCCACCGGCCGGCCCGTCCAGACGCCTGCTCCTGGGCGCCGCCGGAGCCCTGGGCGCCGGAGCCGCCCTCGCCTCCGCGACCCCCGCCGGAGCCGCGCCGAACGCACAAGCCCCGTCCGCTCCCTTCTCCACGGCCCCGGCCGCCGCCGCCCTCCGCCGCCTGCTCGGCGCGCACGCGGCGCAGTTCCGGCTGACCCCGCTCACCGGTGGCCGGGAGCGGTTCGAGGTCGGCGGGGCCGCCGGGCGGATCGAGGTGGCGGGCACGAGCCCGGCGGTGCTGCTGACCGGCGTGCACTGGTACCTGAAGTACGCGTGCCGGGCCCATCTCACCTGGAACGCGCGGCAGCTCGACCTGCCCCGCACCCTGCCCGCGCCGCCCCGGGGGCTGAAACGTTCCACCGCGCTCCGGCACCGCTTCGCCCTCAACGACACCAACGACGGCTACACCTCCCCGTACGCCGACTGGGCCTACTGGGAACGGATGATCGACATCCTGGCCCTGCACGGCTGCAACGAGGTGCTGCTGATCGCCGGTCACGAGGCCGTCTACCACCGCCTCTGGCAGGACTTCGGGTACTCCGAGGCCGAGTCCCGCGCCTGGCTGCCCGCGCCCTCGCACCAGCCGTGGTGGCTGCTCCAGAACCTCAGCGGCTACGGCGGCCCCCTCTCCCCCGCCCTGGTCGCCCGCCGGGCCGCGCTCGGCCGGCGCATCGCCGACCGGCTGCGGGAGCTCGGCATGGCCCCCGTCCTGCCCGGCTACTACGGATCCGTGCCGGACGGCTTCACCGCCCGGAACCCGGGCGCCGCGGTCGTCCCGCAGGGAATCTGGCACGGCTTCCGCCGCCCGGACTGGCTCGACCCGCGCACCGACGCCTTCCCGCGCGTGGCCGCCGCCTACTACCGCCACCAGGCCGAACTCTTCGGCAAGGCCGCCCACTTCAAGATGGACCTGCTGCACGAGGGCGGCACCGCCGGCGGCGTCCCCGTCGCGGCCGCCGCCAGGAGCGTCGAGCGGGCGCTGCGCACCGCCCACCCGGACGCGACCTGGGTGATCCTCGGCTGGCAGGACAACCCGCTCCCCGAGCTCCTCAACGCCGTCGACCGCAAGCGGATGCTGATCGTCGACGGGATCTCGGAGCGGTTCAAGGGCATCACCGACCGGGAGAAGGACTGGGGCGGCACCCCGTACGCCTTCGGCACCATCCCGAACTTCGGCGGGCGGACGACGATCGGCGCCAAGACGCACCTGTGGACCGAGAAGTTCTTCGCCTGGCGCGACAAGCCGGGCAGCGCCCTCGTCGGCACCGCGTACATGCCGGAGGCCGCCGACCGCGACCCGGCTGCCTTCGAGTTCTTCTCGGAGCTGGCCTGGCAGGACCGGGCGCCCGACCGCGCGGAGTGGTTCGGGGCGTACGCCGCCTTCCGCTACGGGCGGGAGGACGCCGCCGCGCGGCGCGCCTGGACCGCGCTGTGCGAGACCGCCTACCGGCAGGAGGCGCCCGAGCGCAGCGACCCGCACGACAGCCTGTTCGCCGCCCGCCCGGACCTGGCCGCCGACCGCGCCGGCGAGTACGCGCCGAGCGCCCTGTCCTACGACCCGGCCCGCTTCGACGCGGCGCTGGCCGGGCTGCTGGCCGTGGGCGCCCCGCTGCGCGCCACCGACACCTACCGCTTCGACCTGGTCGACGTCGCCCGGCAGGCGCTCGCGCACCGCAGCCGGCAGTTGCTGCCCGAGCTGCGCAGCGCCTACGAGCGCAAGGACCTGGCCGCGTTCCGCGCGCTCGCCGCGCTGTGGCTGAAGCTGATGCGGCTGGCCGACGACGTCGCGGGGACGCACCGGGAGTTCCTGCTCGGGCCGTGGAACGCGGCGGCGCGGGCGTGGGCGGCCGGGCCGGCGGAGGCGGCCGAGCTGGAGCGCACCGCCAGGGTGCTGGTGACCGTGTGGGGCGGGCGGGCGACGTCCGACGGCGGGAAGCTGCACGACTACGCGAACCGCGACTGGCACGGTCTGATGGGCGACTTCTACATGCCGCGCTGGCGGCGCTGGCTGGAGGCGCTGGAGGACGCGCTGCGGGAGGACCGGCCGCCCAGGCCCGTGGACTGGTTCACGGTGGAGGAACCGTGGACGCGGGAGACCAAGGAGTATCCGCGGCGGCCGGTGGGCGACGCCCACCGGACGGCGCTGCGGGTGCGGGACGCCCTCGCCACCGCCCCGTACCAGGGGGCGCTGTCGACGTCGGCGCTGCCCGCGGCCGTCGCGCCGGGCGGCGTCACGACCGTCACCGTCTCCCTCGCCAACGTCAACGGCCTGCGAGGCACCGGCCGCGTCGACCTCGCCGTCACGGGCCTCGCGGCCACGCCGCAGGGCGCGACCTCGCTGCCCGCGCTGGACCCGGGCGCCACGGGCTCGGCCCGCTGGCGGGTGACCGCGCCGGCGACACCGCTGGAACGCCCGCTCCAGCGGGTGCCGTACGAGGTCGGCGCGGTCTACGGGCCGCGGGGCGAGGACCGGGTGCGCTCGGTGCGGACCGGCACCCTGTTCCTGGCCGGACCGCTGGGCACCGGCTGGCGCACGGCGACGAACAACGCCGCCGTCTTCGGCCGGCTGGGCGAGGACCGGTTCGCGATCGACGGCGCGGGCGAGGACCTGTGGAAGGGCACCGAGCAGTTCGGCACCGTCTACCGCGCCGGGTCGCTGGCCGTCGGGGCGGCGGTGACCGTGCGGGTGGACGCCCAGACCGACACGGGAAGCTGGGCGAGGTCGGGCGTCATCGTCCGCAACGGTCTCGCGGGGCGCTCGCCGGGCGCGGTGAACCTCGCCGTGACGCCGGGGCAGGGCGTCGTGGTGTCGTACGACTCCAACGGCGACGGCACGTTCGACGGCTACCGCCGTATCACCGGCATCAAGGCTCCCGTCCGGCTCAGGCTGACCCGGGCCACCACGGACACGTACCGGGCGGAGTGCTCCACGGACGAGGGCGCGACATGGCGGCCGGTCGCCGAGGTACGGGCGCCGGGCGCGGCGGCGTGGCAGGACGTGGGCATGTTCCTGACCGCGGGCAACGACGGCAGCGGCGAGCGCGGTACGGCGGAGTTCAGCGGGTGGCGGCTGACCTGA
- a CDS encoding LuxR C-terminal-related transcriptional regulator, translating into MRVVLAEDLFLLRDGLVRLLEAYDFEIAAAVESGPELTRALAELRPDVAVVDVRLPPSFTDEGLQCALAARRATPGLPVLVLSQHVEQLYARELLADGSGGVGYLLKDRVFDADQFVDAVRRVAGGGTAMDPQVISQLLSRRERDRPMARLTPREREVMELMAQGRSNAAIADRLQVTERAVAKHTSNIFAKLGLPPSDDDNRRVLAVLAYLDRGGEG; encoded by the coding sequence GTGCGCGTAGTGCTCGCCGAAGACCTGTTCCTGCTGCGGGACGGCCTGGTCCGGCTGCTGGAGGCCTACGACTTCGAGATCGCCGCGGCCGTGGAGAGCGGCCCCGAGCTCACCCGGGCGCTGGCGGAGCTCCGGCCCGACGTGGCGGTCGTGGACGTACGCCTCCCGCCGTCGTTCACGGACGAGGGGCTCCAGTGCGCGCTCGCGGCCCGGCGCGCGACGCCCGGCCTGCCGGTCCTGGTGCTGTCCCAGCACGTGGAGCAGCTCTACGCGCGGGAGCTGCTCGCCGACGGCAGCGGCGGCGTGGGCTATCTGCTCAAGGACCGGGTCTTCGACGCGGACCAGTTCGTGGACGCCGTGCGGCGGGTGGCCGGGGGCGGCACCGCGATGGACCCGCAGGTCATCTCGCAGCTGCTGTCCCGGCGGGAGCGGGACCGGCCGATGGCCCGGCTCACCCCGCGCGAGCGCGAGGTGATGGAGCTGATGGCACAGGGCCGGTCCAACGCGGCGATAGCCGACCGGCTCCAGGTGACGGAGCGGGCGGTGGCCAAGCACACGTCGAACATCTTCGCGAAGCTGGGGTTGCCGCCGTCGGATGACGACAATCGGCGGGTGCTGGCGGTGTTGGCGTATCTGGATCGGGGTGGGGAGGGGTAA
- a CDS encoding sensor histidine kinase → MKVRNALLAGARGLWLAVFGLVTSILLFVLTVLSICFIVLGVGLVTTPVAVRAVRAYADTRRGQAEAWAGVRIPTPYHPAPPAPRAGIVGQVEQCVALLKDKATWRDLQWLLMDMTVGTVLALLPAALLLYLVWGPVLALGVWKPIVRADGTFWFTFVPVTDQFTANLAAATGVGFGIVGLLVNPYLMRGHALLAAQLLRPTRERELALRVDRLTESRHDAVDSSAAELRRIERDLHDGAQARLVAMGMSLGTIEALIEKDPAQAKRLLAAARADSAEALTELRDLVRGIHPPVLAERGLGDAVRALALRMPLPVEVDVELAGRAEAPVESAAYFAVSEVLTNAAKHSGARRVWVDVHHADGSLRIAVTDNGRGGAPRPGTGGGTGLLGIERRLGAFDGVLAVSSPEGGPTMVTMEIPCVLG, encoded by the coding sequence ATGAAGGTCCGCAACGCACTGCTGGCGGGCGCGAGGGGACTGTGGCTCGCGGTCTTCGGGCTGGTGACGTCGATCCTGCTCTTCGTGCTCACCGTGCTCTCGATCTGCTTCATCGTGCTGGGCGTCGGCCTCGTCACCACACCCGTCGCCGTGCGGGCCGTACGGGCCTACGCGGACACCCGCCGAGGGCAGGCGGAGGCCTGGGCGGGCGTGCGGATACCCACGCCGTACCACCCGGCTCCGCCCGCCCCGCGCGCCGGGATCGTGGGCCAGGTGGAACAGTGCGTGGCCCTGCTGAAGGACAAGGCGACCTGGCGCGACCTCCAGTGGCTGCTCATGGACATGACCGTCGGCACGGTGCTCGCCCTGCTGCCGGCCGCCCTGCTCCTCTACCTGGTCTGGGGCCCGGTGCTGGCCCTCGGCGTCTGGAAGCCGATCGTGCGGGCCGACGGCACGTTCTGGTTCACGTTCGTCCCCGTGACCGACCAGTTCACCGCGAATCTGGCGGCCGCCACCGGCGTCGGCTTCGGCATCGTCGGCCTCCTCGTGAACCCGTACCTCATGCGCGGCCACGCCCTGCTCGCCGCGCAGCTGCTCCGGCCCACCCGGGAGCGCGAGCTCGCGCTCCGCGTCGACCGCCTCACCGAGTCCCGGCACGACGCGGTGGACAGCTCGGCCGCCGAGCTGCGCCGCATCGAGCGGGACCTGCACGACGGCGCCCAGGCCCGGCTGGTGGCGATGGGCATGAGCCTCGGCACCATCGAGGCCCTGATCGAGAAGGACCCCGCGCAGGCCAAGCGGCTGCTGGCCGCGGCCCGCGCCGACTCCGCGGAGGCCCTCACCGAGCTGCGCGACCTGGTGCGCGGCATCCACCCGCCGGTCCTCGCCGAGCGCGGCCTGGGCGACGCCGTACGGGCCCTGGCGCTGCGGATGCCGCTGCCCGTCGAGGTCGACGTGGAGCTGGCCGGCCGGGCGGAGGCACCGGTGGAGTCGGCGGCGTACTTCGCGGTCAGCGAGGTCCTCACCAACGCCGCCAAGCACTCCGGCGCCCGGCGGGTCTGGGTGGACGTGCACCACGCCGACGGTTCGCTGCGGATCGCCGTGACCGACAACGGCCGCGGCGGCGCCCCGCGGCCGGGAACCGGGGGCGGCACGGGACTGCTCGGCATCGAGCGGCGCCTCGGGGCGTTCGACGGGGTGCTGGCCGTCAGCAGCCCCGAGGGCGGGCCCACGATGGTGACGATGGAGATCCCCTGCGTGCTGGGGTGA
- a CDS encoding winged helix-turn-helix domain-containing protein: protein MTNLRTLTVPAPAPQEAPAGSPAHRHRLRAVAPDEVPPVAELLHSGAATWLPAPQHTVPTLPGQPPMIGYLVLVPAEQPAPAPAATEGDALVSIDPEQRTARVAGRLLDLTYLEFELLAHLVAHPNRVHTRDQLVQTVWGYGHVGDGRTVDVHVARLRRKMGAEYRSSIVTVRRVGYKYAPPIAF, encoded by the coding sequence ATGACGAACCTCCGCACCCTGACCGTGCCCGCCCCGGCCCCCCAGGAAGCGCCGGCCGGTTCCCCCGCCCACCGCCACCGACTCCGCGCCGTGGCCCCGGACGAGGTCCCGCCCGTCGCCGAGCTCCTGCACTCCGGCGCGGCGACGTGGCTGCCCGCGCCGCAGCACACGGTGCCGACGCTGCCGGGCCAGCCGCCGATGATCGGCTACCTGGTGCTCGTACCGGCCGAGCAGCCGGCCCCCGCGCCCGCCGCCACCGAGGGCGACGCCCTGGTCAGCATCGACCCCGAGCAGCGCACCGCCCGGGTCGCGGGCCGGCTCCTGGACCTGACGTACCTGGAGTTCGAGCTGCTCGCGCACCTCGTCGCGCACCCGAACCGGGTGCACACCCGCGACCAGCTGGTGCAGACGGTCTGGGGTTACGGGCACGTGGGCGACGGCCGCACCGTGGACGTCCATGTGGCCCGGCTCCGCCGCAAGATGGGCGCCGAGTACCGCTCCTCGATCGTCACCGTCCGCCGGGTCGGGTACAAGTACGCGCCGCCGATCGCCTTCTGA
- the sph gene encoding sphingomyelin phosphodiesterase — translation MPIVKRAGIASALTAALAAATLTAVAPQPALAASAAPDGAAVPELKVLTYNTFLMSKNLYPNWGQDHRAKEITAAGFFRGNDVVVLQEAFDNEASDALKAGAAGQYPHQTPVVGRSKDGWDATGGNYSATTPEDGGVTILSKWPIVRKEQVIFADACGADWWSNKGFAYAVLDVNGAKVHVVGTHAQSTDSGCGAGEAVADRAKQFRQIGAFLDAKKIPAGEQVMVAGDLNVDFHGDEYPSMLANAGLEPAGTRDGHPYSFDTKENSIAAYRYPADGREDLDYVLHRKGHARPATWRNTVVKERSAPWTVSSWGKDYTYTNLSDHYPVTAGKS, via the coding sequence GTGCCGATCGTCAAGCGCGCCGGAATCGCCTCCGCGCTCACCGCCGCCCTCGCGGCCGCCACCCTCACCGCCGTAGCGCCGCAGCCGGCCCTGGCGGCATCGGCGGCACCGGACGGCGCCGCCGTACCGGAGTTGAAGGTGCTGACGTACAACACCTTCCTCATGAGCAAGAATCTCTACCCGAATTGGGGCCAGGACCACCGCGCCAAGGAGATAACCGCCGCCGGATTCTTCCGTGGCAACGATGTCGTGGTCCTCCAGGAGGCGTTCGACAACGAGGCCTCGGACGCGCTGAAGGCCGGGGCCGCCGGGCAGTATCCGCACCAGACACCGGTCGTGGGCCGGAGCAAGGACGGCTGGGACGCCACGGGCGGTAACTACTCCGCCACGACGCCGGAGGACGGCGGCGTGACGATCCTCAGCAAGTGGCCGATCGTCCGCAAGGAGCAGGTGATCTTCGCGGACGCGTGCGGCGCGGACTGGTGGTCCAACAAGGGCTTCGCCTACGCCGTGCTGGACGTGAACGGCGCCAAGGTCCACGTGGTCGGCACGCACGCCCAGTCCACGGACAGCGGCTGCGGGGCGGGCGAGGCGGTGGCGGACCGCGCCAAGCAGTTCCGGCAGATCGGCGCCTTCCTCGACGCCAAGAAGATCCCGGCGGGCGAGCAGGTGATGGTGGCGGGCGACCTGAACGTGGACTTCCACGGCGACGAGTACCCCTCGATGCTCGCGAACGCCGGTCTGGAGCCGGCGGGCACCCGGGACGGGCACCCGTACTCCTTCGACACGAAGGAGAACTCCATCGCCGCCTACCGCTACCCGGCGGACGGCCGCGAGGACCTCGACTACGTGCTGCACCGCAAGGGCCACGCCCGGCCCGCGACCTGGCGGAACACCGTGGTCAAGGAGCGGTCCGCGCCCTGGACCGTCTCCAGCTGGGGCAAGGACTACACGTACACCAACCTCTCGGACCACTACCCGGTGACCGCCGGTAAGAGCTGA
- a CDS encoding HAD family hydrolase — protein MPSTRPQGLLVDFGGVLTTPVGEATEAFCLSEGLAPDAFANVITEDPVGRALYADLELGRITQTEWNTRTAPLLGVEAAGLLGRVLAGLRPEPALLAAVDAARAAGIRTGLLSNGVGRAPHDPYQDYGLDTRFDAVVLSDGHGARKPDPALYATALDLLELPAGACVFVDDSPRNLDPARDLGMTALLDTTPAETVAGLEEIFGIPLG, from the coding sequence ATGCCCAGCACCCGGCCCCAGGGCCTGCTCGTGGATTTCGGCGGGGTGCTCACCACCCCGGTCGGCGAGGCCACCGAGGCCTTCTGCCTGAGCGAGGGGCTGGCGCCCGACGCCTTCGCGAACGTCATCACGGAGGACCCCGTGGGGCGCGCGCTCTACGCGGACCTGGAGCTCGGGCGGATCACCCAGACCGAGTGGAACACCCGCACGGCGCCCCTGCTCGGCGTCGAGGCCGCGGGCCTGCTCGGCCGCGTCCTGGCCGGTCTCCGCCCCGAGCCCGCGCTCCTCGCCGCCGTCGACGCCGCCCGCGCCGCGGGCATCAGGACGGGCCTCCTCTCCAACGGCGTCGGCCGCGCGCCCCACGATCCGTACCAGGACTACGGCCTGGACACCCGCTTCGACGCCGTCGTCCTCTCCGACGGCCACGGCGCCCGCAAGCCCGACCCCGCCCTCTACGCGACGGCCCTGGACCTCCTGGAACTCCCGGCCGGCGCCTGTGTGTTCGTCGACGACTCCCCCCGCAACCTGGACCCGGCGCGGGACCTGGGCATGACCGCCCTGCTCGACACGACCCCGGCCGAGACGGTCGCGGGCCTGGAGGAGATCTTCGGCATTCCTCTCGGCTGA
- a CDS encoding PadR family transcriptional regulator has translation MSIGHTLLGLLETGPRHGYDLKRAFDARFGQDRPLHYGQVYSTMSRLLKNGLVEVEGIEQGEGPDRKRYAITDAGITDVERWLVQPEKPEPYLQSTLYTKVVLALLTGRDAAGLLDAQRAEHLRLMRGLTERKRSGDLADQLICDHALFHLEADLRWLELTAARLDQLRKTVRP, from the coding sequence ATGTCAATCGGACACACCCTGCTCGGCCTCCTGGAGACCGGCCCGCGCCACGGCTACGACCTCAAGCGCGCCTTCGACGCCCGATTCGGCCAGGACCGCCCCCTGCACTACGGGCAGGTCTACTCGACCATGTCGCGCCTGCTGAAGAACGGCCTCGTCGAGGTCGAGGGCATCGAGCAAGGCGAGGGCCCGGACCGCAAGCGCTACGCCATCACCGACGCCGGGATCACGGACGTCGAGCGGTGGCTGGTCCAGCCCGAGAAGCCTGAGCCGTACCTCCAGTCGACGCTCTACACCAAGGTCGTCCTCGCCCTGCTCACGGGCCGGGACGCGGCCGGGCTGCTGGACGCCCAGCGCGCCGAGCACCTGCGGCTGATGCGCGGCCTCACCGAGCGCAAGCGCTCCGGCGACCTCGCCGACCAGCTCATCTGCGACCACGCCCTCTTCCACCTCGAAGCCGACCTGCGCTGGCTGGAACTCACGGCCGCCCGCCTCGACCAGCTCAGGAAGACGGTGCGACCGTGA
- a CDS encoding ABC transporter ATP-binding protein — protein sequence MTPAGSLLAATGLRKAYGPTTALDGAEFSVHPGEVVAVMGPSGSGKSTLLHCLAGIVRPDAGTVTYDGRDLLGMSDSERSALRRGEFGFVFQFGRLVPELTCVENTALPLRLAGVKRKEAEARAMEWLDRLEVADARGKRPAEVSGGQGQRVAVARALVTTPRVVFADEPTGALDSLNGERVMELLTGAARETRAAVVLVTHEARVAAYSDREVIVRDGRARDMAGAGRL from the coding sequence GTGACCCCGGCCGGCTCCCTCCTCGCGGCCACGGGCCTGCGCAAGGCGTACGGTCCGACGACCGCCCTCGACGGCGCGGAGTTCTCCGTCCACCCCGGCGAGGTCGTCGCCGTCATGGGCCCCTCCGGCTCCGGCAAGTCGACCCTGCTGCACTGCCTCGCCGGCATCGTGCGCCCCGACGCCGGAACGGTCACCTACGACGGCCGCGACCTGCTGGGGATGTCCGACTCCGAGCGCAGCGCCCTGCGCCGGGGGGAGTTCGGCTTCGTCTTCCAGTTCGGCCGCCTCGTGCCCGAGCTGACGTGCGTCGAGAACACCGCCCTGCCGCTGCGCCTGGCGGGCGTCAAACGCAAGGAGGCCGAGGCGCGGGCCATGGAGTGGCTGGACCGCCTGGAGGTGGCCGACGCCCGCGGCAAGCGCCCCGCCGAGGTCTCCGGCGGCCAGGGCCAGCGCGTCGCCGTCGCCCGCGCCCTCGTCACCACCCCCCGCGTCGTCTTCGCCGACGAGCCGACCGGCGCCCTGGACTCCCTCAACGGCGAACGCGTGATGGAACTCCTCACCGGCGCCGCCCGCGAGACCCGCGCCGCCGTCGTCCTCGTCACCCACGAGGCCCGCGTCGCCGCCTACTCCGACCGCGAGGTCATCGTCCGCGACGGCCGCGCCCGCGACATGGCGGGCGCCGGCCGCCTGTGA